ggagggagagatggagaggggatgcAAATCTGGTTTTACCTACAGTATGATCTCACCAATACCATTGAACATGTTCTGGTAAAGGATTGGTACATGTTTATAGCAGAACACAAGACTATAGTGTCATCTCTCCATCAAGCACCTGCTCTCCCCAGACTGGTGGCCTATTCTCCTTCAAGCACACAAAGAATATATGTAATACTTGCAGAAGCTCAGCAGCCAACGCCATCTTAGTTTAATCATCACACAGGATCATAGGGTTCATGCGAATTTCATTTGCATATCATTAAACGGTGAGACTCATTTTGTGCGGCCAGCAGGAATGGGAttggatgaagaaaaaaaaattctcGTTATTAAACAGCAATGTTTTATAGTCCGACAGCCAATCCATTTAATTTGGCCGTAATTAAAATGTGTCAGAGACAATCAATCATTCTAACAAGGATATTACCAGCATCTCAATCTGGAAGAACACTTGATACTGGAAAGGAACCTGTGTATGGAGCTTAAAAGTATATTCCCCCATAACACATCCAGTATGCTGTATGTggcacaggaagttggtggcaccttaattggggagaacaggctcgtaTTAATGagtggagcggaataggtggaatggtatcaaatacatcaaacacatattttcatgtgtttgatgccattccatttgggccgttccagccattaatatgagccgtcctcccctcagcagcctcctgtggtatgtGGTTTACATTACGATTGCCTTTCCAGTTTACCTTCTCTGAACTCTGTGTTACTGTGGAAAGAAGTGAAACACACATAGAGTCAGATGTCATATCTCAATGATGCCACAATGACcttagcactgtgtgtgtgtgtgtgtgtgtgtgtgtgtgtgtgtgtgtgtgtgtgtgtgtgtgtgtgtgtgtgtgtgtgtgtgtgtgtgtgtgtgttgtgtgtgtggtgtgtgtgtgtgtgtgtgtgtgtgtgtgtgtgtgtgtgtgtgtgtgtgtgtgtctgtgtctgtgtgtctgtgtctgtgtgtctgtgtgagtgtgtttgtgtgtgtgcatgcgtgcgtgtatgtTTATGCGTAAAACACTCTTTACCATAAGCGATGTAATTAGACTGCTGATCTTTTTGCATGCAGATCAGTTTGACAGCATGACAATTGCtcaaacctgacacacacacacacacacccatgaccCACCCCCTATCATGGGCAGCATGTGGTGTTGTCTGTGGGCAGAGTGTATAAGGATTAGCATAATGCGGGGTGAGTCTGTGTAACAGCCACGGCGACGCGTGCTGAACTCACTGTCCTGCTGTTGAGCATTCAAATCTCATAATGGATGTAAAGTAGCTAGCTACCCTGGAGAGGGGTATGTGTGTTGGGGGTGGGGCATAACAATGAAAAAAGGCATAGAGAGATCAAATGTAGACATaagaaaaaagtataaaataacaaaattacaTATTTGTGTGAACTATTTGAGTGAATTAACCCATTTAAGATGCTCCTAAAAGCAGACAATTCTGGCACTCTTACAATATAGAGCCTTCAGATACTGCAGAGAGAATGTGTTCCAGAACATTCGCATTGTAAATAGACTTTTACCAGGCTATCTCTCCCATATGATTGATTAGAACAGCCTGGCGACCATTATAAAATCATTAAGAAGATGGATAGAGAGAACATCTTCTAATAAAAACCGCTCTATACCTGATGAAGCACTGAACAAACTCTTCCTCAATGACATTCACTGATTACTgccctacagtgtgtgtgtgtgtgtgtactattaaTACTGTACTCCATTAGTGATATGGCTATTGCAGTATAGTATTCCAGCAATCAGTTTACCATCAGGACTGTGTCTGTACTGGGATTTCTAGTAGTGAATAAAAACATGATACATTGAtaatgtgaaacacacacacactgagagaaatCATGGAAAAGCATCTGCCAGTGGAGGGGTTGAGGCTGGGGTGGGGGTGTTATCAGTGAAAACAGAGTCCTGTCTCTTTAACTGGTGGCTGAGCTGAAGGACTCATGAATAAACATTAACTTTTTCCTCTGCTCACACAGAACCAATCTAAATCTAAATGAGCCTacatacacaccaacaccaaTGACATTataaccctcccccccccccaggatCACTGATGCTCTAGTGTATGACATTACAACCCACTATCCCTCCTTAAAGTAACCTCCCCTATACCTCTGTCCCCCCAACAGCATTAAAAATACGTACACGAGTAGGCAATAGCATTATatcccctacacacacatacaccctcccCTTCCTTCAACCCCCCTCCCCCAGCCCCACTTCCAGCATCATCAACAGCAGCAGTATAATTCATGCGAGGTCATTAATATTCATCATATCATTTTGTCACAAAGGAAAGTAATCTGGCTGGATGTCACTGACGTAATTAATGAACTGACCTCTGGGTCCAGGGatctacccacaacacacacacacgcaagacaTTGGGCAAATATGTCCACCAAACCAGACTTTATTTACCTCAGTGGCAatggaaaggggagggagagaaaacacacatcCATATGAGAACTGGGGAGAAGGAACAAAGTTAACCACTGGAGCAAGAGACTGAGACAGGTGCACAACACAGGTATCTTTTGGTTATCACTACGGCAACAGCTTCCAGGAACGACACAATATTTACATCTTACAGTTATTCAGAAAATAAGCAAAAGGAATAAAACAACAATATGTACATAATAACTGCCAAGTGGTACAGTATTTGGAATTTCAGTACAGAAGAAAGATCATTGGTATTGTGGTAAACATTGGTCAGATATAGAGCTACGGGTAAACAGAGTTAGAATCCTTTGGAAGGTTAGCCTGGATGACAGACTGTTTCTGTGTTCAGTATCACTGCATGGCTACATAGCTACATGGCTACAATCTGTGTGGCTACATGACTACGTGGCTACCCAGGTACATGGGATACGTGTCTATGTCACTACATGGCTACATTGTTGCCTGGCCTATAGCAGAGACAAGCATGGCTACATAGCTACGTGGCTACAAGGCTACATTGTTGGCCTAAAGCAGAAACAAACATGGCTAAACAAGCCAGCGACACAAGATCAGAAACATACTGGTACACAGACCTGTGGAAGGTTTGGGCTAGATACAATCCAACCTGCCATAGAATAGCTATGCAGGATCTTAAGTATAGAAGTATCTTATCTTTATAGTATCATTGTAACTTCTTTGTATCTTTGTTTAGAAACCACTGTCCACATaataatacattactgagtaaATACTGCTGCCCCAAGTATCTCTTTGTTAACATCAGAATAAAAGGTCAGGTTATGAACAGCGTCATGTGTGTTATAACAGTTTGTTGTTATTAAAGTATTACAAAATATGTTAGCAGCCAACTGGACATCCTCAAAGACTGAGATAGATTCTTCCATCTGGTTAGAAAGACATTGACGAGGAAAACatttcaaccactctacacacTGCAATGGCTCTGAAGTAGTTCCCTACTGAGTATGGTACACTAGGAGCTGGGGTTTGGTTCCCTACTGAGTATGGTACACTAGGGGCTGGGGTTTGGTTCCCTACTGAGTATGGTACACTAGGGGCTGGGGTTTGGTTCCCTACTGAGTATGGTACACTAGGGGCTGGGGTTGGTTCCCTACTGAGTATGGTACACTAGGGGCTGGGGTTTGGTTCCCTACTGAGTATGGTACACTAGGGGCTGGGGTTTGGTTCCCTACTGAGTATGGTACACTAGGGGCTGGGGTTTGGTTTCCCTACTGAGTGCACTagtagctggggggggggggggttggctttGAGAAGTGCTCCTCCATCCTAGTATAATAACAGGTTTTGGTTTTTCTGGAGGTTACAGTGTACACTCACCAGTGGCTTGGTGAAGACAGATACAGCAGTTCTGATACAGTCACTCTTTCTTCCCAACAATCAATGTTACATTGTCAAGTAAActttttaagttgttttttgtGGGATTTATGCATCGATGGTTACAGTGTTATTGTCTTGGGTTGTGTTTTAAAGCATTCGATATTATCATAGTTATTACTGTTACTATTCTACAGTAATATTATTACATTTAGAGAtcaaaaaagatgagagagagagagaaaacgaagatggaggagaggagagagagagagagagagagagagagaaagaaagaaaaacagagtGTGTGAGATAGAGTTAAGTGCACACAACATCCGAAGTTTTCATCAGTATAACGTCAGTAACTCTCGGTGAGTATGGTCCGTCAGAACAGAGGCAGTCTCAGGGGAGACTGAGTCGACCATATAAaagctacatactgtacattaattTACCCCTCACACCATTTAACATTGTAATAATGGAACCATCAATTATGGGTCAGAAAGCTCAGATCTCTCAAATCCAGAGGTTTCTTCAGAACGACCATTACAGGAACTTCATATCAACAGTCAATATTTACATCATAAGGTTTCGAAACAGACTTTGTGTCTGGCATTAGGAACAGAAGAGAGACTAGTACATTATTATGACCAAATAAAAAACAGTTCAGTTGGCCTGAGTATAGTAGACATGGAATTATATTACACTACGTATTGGTATTTTTACTCAAATAAGAAGAAAAGGCAACTCCACATCATAACGCCTACATTATGTTCTCATACACCACAAAATAACACTTGTCTTATCAAAGCATAATAACGACCGTTAATCCATAATATTCATTTTCATTAACATTTACTTAACACAGACAATGTTGTGTAGTGTTTGGTTAAAGTTGTGACATATATTGGTCGACCGTTATCAAAATAGCTTCTTATATGACCTCTCACATAAAGGACAAAGTGGACTTAGCTCAGTGCTATTTGGCCTATTATCCACATAAGGAGCGTTCAGTACATGTGCAGTAGAGTCATCATTGGCTTGAGAAGGTTGAGGTCTGCTTCAGCACCACGTAGACCAGTCAGTCTACGCACCAGTCTCAGTTCTACTCTTCACTGTATGGTCTGTACTGTGGtttggaaatgaaaaccaccatGTTGACAACACAATCCACGGACATGTAAGGTTTTGGTTACGAGCTTTGGAATCCAAGCCAGTCTTTGCAGATGCTCTTTGTAAAgaatatttaacatttttgttttccgtagctgcttttgtttctttcagttTTCTTATACTTTGAAAGAACGTTATATACACTAAAACGTCTAACAGTTTGATACTTGCACTAGTAAAGTCTTTAAACAGACACATACTGTGTCCTGGTTCTCCAGATTCTATGGTCAGAACAGGGACATCTGTTGGCATGGAGGGGTTAACTCCTGAGGTATCGgttggaggacaggagaggaggggaaaggagagacagaggaacagaggagtgggGTCTTAAAGCTCTAGAGGAGGTCTGCcctgtgatgttttggggctgagTAAGGGGTGAGGTACACTGGTAGAATGCTCTTTGGCTTCTGTGGCATCCGGTTGGTTTATTGTTGTGAGTGACGTGCACTTAGTTCATGGCTGTGTGCgttctctcccctgtcctctgctGCCTTTCCCTCTATCCTGTGGTGGGGTCGACTCTGAGGCTCCTTGCCCTCTTCTCCTTGGCCCGACCATTCTGAAACCACACCTGCACCACCCTGCGTGGGAGCCCCAGCTGCCGTCCCAGGCCCTCACACTGCAGGGGGCTGGGGGTGGGGTGCTCCCTGTAACAGGCTCTGAGCTTGGCCACCTGCTGGGGGGTCATCTGTGTACgctgcctctgctgctgctgctgtcgcggTCCATGCCTATCCACACTCTCAGACAGACTTGGACTGGAGTTCTGGTCACAGTCATGAACGTTGAAGCTTGCCATCCCATATTTGTATCCCAGAGACAACAGATTGCTATGGTTACCCTCATGAGCCTGGTCAGACGAAGGGAATATTTTTACTGACAgaccttcttcctcttcctcctcttccatgtCGGGTTCgttcaggtcaaaggtcaaatctGTTTCCCCAGAAATGTATTTTCTCTCAGTGGGGATGACCCCGGGGCTTGGGGAGGGATGAAAGGGGTtcggggagggatggagggagggagggagagaaggatggtgggagagagagggagaatgctggagggagagtgggggaacctccctgtctctgtagGATCCATGGTTGTGAGAAAAGCTGAAGACATCAGCGGAACCTATCTGATGAGACAAACCATAGGCAGGTCTGTCAGTCTGGGACCAGTGGCGGGCCCTAACATGGGCGTCCAGGGCACTTTGAGCCTTGAACAAAGCCCTACAGAACGGACAGCGCCTGTGGTTGTCACCCAGACCCACACCTAAACCTCCTCTCCCCAGGGTCTGGAGCTGGCCCTTCCTCTGACGAGCCCTGGTGTTCTGGAACCATACCTGAGGAAGGACAGACAAACACAGCATTATTACATGTTATTACACAAAATATGATTCAGCATTACAGAATTAAAGAAATGTTACTATGATAATGATAAAGTACCTGCACCACACGTTTCTTCAGGCCTGTGTCCCTGGTGATGCCCTCCAGTACAGAGCGGGTTGGGTTGGAGTTCAGACTGTAGCGCTGGTACAGAACCTCTAGCTGCTCTGCACTGATGGTGGTCCTCTGGCGCCTTTCCCTCCTCtgctcatccccctctccctccctctctcccccttcctctccatcaCCGGCCATCACATCACTCATAGGCCTAACCTCTGTCCCTTCCTCCAGCCTACGCTTCAGAGAGGGCAGGGCTGGGCTAGGAGCACAGtgggtggtagtatatgggggtaGAGCTGAGCTAGGAGCACAGTGGGTGGTAGTGTATGGGGGTAGAGCTGAGCTAGGAGCACAGTGGGTGGTAGTGTATGGGGGTAGAGCTGGGCTAGGAGCAGAGTGGGTGGTAGTGTATGGGGGTAGGGCTGGGCTAGGAGCAGAGTGGGTGGTAGTGTATGGGGGTAGAGCTGGGCTAGGACAGAGTGGGTGGTAGTGTAGGGGTAGGGCCTGGGCTAGGAGCAGAGGTGGGTGGTAGTGTATGGGTAGAGGGCTTGGGCTAGGAGCAGAGTGGGTGGTAGTGTATGGGGGTAGGGGCTGGCTAAGGAGCAGAGTGGGTGGTAAGTGGTATCGGGGGTAGGGCTGGGCTAGGAGCAGAGTGGGTGGTAGTGTATGGGGGTAGGGCTAGGCTAGGAGCAGAATGGGTGTTGGTGTATAGGGATAAGGGTGGTTGGTGGCAGGACGATAACAGGGACTGGTACTGAAGCATTGACTGGAAGGCTATGGGCTGCATTAGAccaagggggaggagagaggggtctatggggaagggaagagaggagaggttggaTAAAGGAAGACGGGGCAGGGGGAGTTGGGGTAAGGGGAGAGGGGGTATGGAAAGTTTGggcctgtgtatgatagtttgaGAGGGGTCAGGGCAAGGGGTGGTTGTCGTTGTGGTACTGTCCTGCTCTGAAAGTGGTTGTGGTTGgcgggggggtggaggaggaagagagggtgttGGTGAGGCTCTGGCTTGGTCTGGGGACAGGGTTACAGATACGAATGCTGGTGGTGGGGGCACAGCTGGGTCTGTGTCTATGGCTGTTAGGGTTGCAGCTGGGATAAGGGCTGGGACTGAGGTTTGGGAGACGGAGAGGGATTGGGCTTGGTCGAGGGTTGAATCTGAGGCTGGTGCTGGGGGTAAAGGTGCAAGTGCAGGTGCTGAAGCTGGGGTTAGGGGTGCAACAACAGTAGTCTCAGTGTCCCCCGGTGTGAAGGGTCTGAGGGGGTAGAGGCGGTCGTACTGCAGCCTGTACTGTCTGGAGAACATCTCCAACACTACAGGAGGGATCATCTGGCGGTGAACAAACTCCTGGTGGCTCTTCAGGATCAGAGAGTCAGAGAACAGCTTCCCACATTCTCCAcactgcttctcctcctcctccaggcatccctccatctctctgttctgctgtctctgtctgctctgagtGCTTTGTAGGGCCAGCTCCCAGCCGTATCTTTCCAACAGAACTCTGAGggccttctctgctctctccttcttctcactCTCCTGCATCTCTCcgttcttctctccatctccctcaggAGGGGAGGATGGGTTGTACTCTTTCTCTGTCTGGTGGAGGGGGGAGTCACTGTCAGCGGTCTCAGCCTGGGTTTCACATTTCGGGGCATGGCCTGGAAACTGGATTCTATTCATCTCTGGCTGTGGAGAGGGAGGTTCAAGCCTCTCTATCTGGGGGTGTTGGTCCGAGGTGGTCTGAGGGGAGACAGCTGAGGTGATCTGAGAGGAGACAGCTGAGGTGATCTGAGAGGAGACAGCTGAGGTGGTCTGAGGGGAGACAGCTGAGGTGGTCTGATTCATAAGGGTTGTGTTGGGGTTGAGATGCAACCCCCCAGAAAGGTAGAAGGACAGGAGCAGCTGCTGCTGTAGAGAGAATAGGCTGTCTGGGGataaggggaggggagggaagaggttCCCGTGTTGGAGAATCTCTGCTGCTGAAGGGAGGTGCTGCTTTAGGAGGTTCTGTTGCAGTAAGGGGAGGTGTGGGAGCAGTGTTGGACTAAAGAGCTGGGGCTGGAGGAGGGCTGTGTGTTCCTCTATATGGGCCTGGGCTAACTTATGTTGCTGTTGTGGCATCTGGGCCTGGGCTACCTGCTGTTGGAGTAACGTTAGGTCCTGCTGTCCTCCAGATGCTGTCAGGTCCTCTACTCTCCGCCTCTTAGCCTGGTGGCCCTCAGCCTTCCCAGAGACACCCACACTCAGCTGGGCTTCACTGAGGGAGGAACAGGGACTTGGGGAGGAAGGGGCTGATCTGGTGGCTGTTGGGGTGGTTCCCCTGGTAGATACCTCTCCTCCCCCTGGTGAACGGCTGGAGGAAGTGGTCTGAACCAAGGCTGGAACTAGGGTTTGGCGGGTGTGGGGGTTCAGTGATAGCTGGGTCCGAGCTCCACGGGCTCGTGTCTGGTGCAGTACAGAACGGAGGTGGATGTCCAGGGTGGAGCTCTGGCTGTAGGCCACCCTACACATTCTGCAGCGGTAGGGCCTGGGGTCAGGGGCCAGGCTGCAGCGGTAGGGGCTTGGTTCCAGGCCCTGGGGGGTGTCAGCATGACTGGGGCTGGAGTCATGCAGGGCCCGTCTGGCTTTGGCTCGGTGGAGGTGAGACACAGAGTTATAGTGGACCAGCAGGATGGTTCTCTGAGTGAAGGACTCACAGCAGAAGGAACACTTGTAGGGCCGAGCCGGGTCCAGGAACCGCTCCAGAGTCGGGTTCGAGCCCTTGATGAGGGGGCTGGGTTCtgaccctgtctcctcctcctgctgccctGAACCCTTGTCACTATTACTAACCCCTGGACTgggcctctcctcctcatctgggTCATCcttttcatcctcctctccttcatctccctttccctgctctccctcctcatcATCTTCCTCCTTATCCGTCTCTTCTTCACTCatactctccccctcctcttcctccccctccaggCTGGTTTGTCGTTGGACGTGTGCTCCACTCTGGTCAGGGTGTGTACCCTGTAGGTGTAGGTCCTGTAGGTGTGTGTTGAGCAGGTGTCTCTGCAGGGCCTCTTGGCTGCGGCAGCGTCTGGGGCAGAGGTGGCACTCTGTCGCCGCCCTCATGGCATGGTACTGCCAGTGCAGCTTCAGCTTCTCCTGTGTCCGGAATGCTAGACTGCACCTGCCACAGCGGAACCTGTAACCATGACGATCAGAGGAGGGAGGGGCATcgctgggaggagaggggggtaagGTGGATGAAGGGAGgtggctgagggagggagagggaggagtgggggggggagggggagagctgGGGGACTCTGGGAGGTGAGAGGTGTTGTCCTCTGCTAGATGCTGGTCCTCACAAGGACGGGTGGGCAGAGCAGGGACATCTTTGGCTGGTATCACTTCTTCTTCATTTATATGGGAGTCGTTTGATTGAGACTCATTTCTGAGGGACTCCTTTGCGTAAAAGTCGATTGTGTTGAAATCGTTTGTTTGATATTCGTTTGTGTTGGAGTCGTTTGAATGGGAATCCCTCTGCAGTGTCTCTTTCTGTAGAATCTCTGGCAACTCCACTGCCACCTGGAAAATAATCCAACAACAAAGGTTTTGAACGTCAGTCTGTCCAGATGACTGATTGCCTTTATAGTCAGTCAAAACAGTGTCTTTCCTGTTTGATAGTGCAGATGGAATAATAATAGTGATGCTCCTTTATTGTCAACATCACCTCATTCTCCCATTACACACTTTACTTCTAAATCAATGAATAATAATACCAGATAGATTGAAATAGAATCAAGAGTGTTTTTaaaatcaaccacacacacagaaagaagacacacacacttggcatggcagagacagaagagacacatACACATATGCGGGTGCAGCAGTGAGAGAGTGAAGGTCAGGCTTAATCTTGAGAGAGTAATTGGAAAGCGAGGAACATAATGGCCATCATCACCCCAGACTGAATTAATGAACCTACACTactatcagagagagag
This portion of the Salvelinus sp. IW2-2015 linkage group LG4q.1:29, ASM291031v2, whole genome shotgun sequence genome encodes:
- the LOC111961006 gene encoding LOW QUALITY PROTEIN: zinc finger homeobox protein 3-like (The sequence of the model RefSeq protein was modified relative to this genomic sequence to represent the inferred CDS: inserted 3 bases in 3 codons; deleted 2 bases in 1 codon; substituted 1 base at 1 genomic stop codon), with translation MDSGEGGRGRDGGREGGEPDISTKPLSHPLLTPEVIPCKGSPSRTSAPAPAKEPSNLIQTEQGGAEGTAGREETPEGERGIYSQNNGVTLKEEQEKEEKLNEKKEKERLLLVDDREETGRKNLAPALSSKDRGEEEKEKKEEEEEEREEAISNQSQTKSKCSLLPRQSQHSSASSTVMASGTLNSNIHITPSNFPKHSTSPSTCPKLSLSPSNSPKHSTSPSTSPKRSSFSPFSPYPQNETEVRDTGEVQGNSPSFPLSFKPQQSALSKSTSPPAKDDGRADATHTSLIANGDTAKVPKPNNNPEVRDGDREMEIERDDDEGNGEKEIEGDENIETVSKYLHSSPSSSSSPSSPVSLNSHMALMHSRNSCKTLKCPKCNWHYKSQQTLQVHLREKHPESGGSCVCGGLGENCVCGGSRGVCLYCSTGKAHPRLSRGESYVCGYKPYRCDVCDYATSSKGNLSIHMQSDKHLSNVQAAGQTQHAHSTHSGGSTVRDTAGDQVYGHTHPEVTQPPENTPPYPSHTSSQGKRWRCEVCDYETSIARNLRIHTTSEKHTQNVLRLKHTHNVLQLQRSYYLAHCRSLPPQLTLLHSIGGQQSLDMHQLTAEEPVAPDSTLTPSPSPPPSSSPSPSPSPSPPPPLSLLPLLPLLPVSLSPLLHSTVVCVRCLVCFSFSSDSLESLGSHLSGPRSLPQSEWRCLVAGGCYCRXCGYSTPLTANFTLHCQTDRHRXRYQRAAHLSERGEKGEAVDGGSWKLVATGNLVQLKCNVCDFQTTSLEXLRIHSVNSQHQASLRVYRSSVYSAVAGGSWSFHCVLCNYSSRSKLHLLRHTHSTGHYKGGELTVAAVXRRSLNKGEELAAIFSIRKCTSPEIDESSEGGERRDSLSPAKRSFSWLEETQSPLSPKNHRTDKHSTDQQTTAKCPLCQDTLVHTHLRRHLTLTHSVAQDCVDKLMSTVAVELPEILQKETLQRDSHSNDSNTNEYQTNDFNTIDFYAKESLRNESQSNDSHINEEEVIPAKDVPALPTRPCEDQHLAEDNTSHLPESPSSPPPPPTPPSPSLSHLPSSTLPPSPPSDAPPSSDRHGYRFRCGRCSLAFRTQEKLKLHWQYHAMRAATECHLCPRRCRSQEALQRHLLNTHLQDLHLQGTHPDQSGAHVQRQTSLEGEEEEGESMSEEETDKEEDDEEGEQGKGDEGEEDEKDDPDEEERPSPGVSNSDKGSGQQEEETGSEPSPLIKGSNPTLERFLDPARPYKCSFCCESFTQRTILLVHYNSVSHLHRAKARRALHDSSPSHADTPQGLEPSPYRCSLAPDPRPYRCRMCRVAYSQSSTLDIHLRSVLHQTRARGARTQLSLNPHTRQTLVPALVQTTSSSRSPGGGEVSTRGTTPTATRSAPSSPSPCSSLSEAQLSVGVSGKAEGHQAKRRRVEDLTASGGQQDLTLLQQQVAQAQMPQQQHKLAQAHIEEHTALLQPQLFSPTLLPHLPLLQQNLLKQHLPSAAEILQHGNLFPPLPLSPDSLFSLQQQLLLSFYLSGGLHLNPNTTLMNQTTSAVSPQTTSAVSSQITSAVSSQITSAVSPQTTSDQHPQIERLEPPSPQPEMNRIQFPGHAPKCETQAETADSDSPLHQTEKEYNPSSPPEGDGEKNGEMQESEKKERAEKALRVLLERYGWELALQSTQSRQRQQNREMEGCLEEEEKQCGECGKLFSDSLILKSHQEFVHRQMIPPVVLEMFSRQYRLQYDRLYPLRPFTPGDTETTVVAPLTPASAPALAPLPPAPASDSTLDQAQSLSVSQTSVPALIPAATLTAIDTDPAVPPPPAFVSVTLSPDQARASPTPSLPPPPPRQPQPLSEQDSTTTTTTPCPDPSQTIIHRPKLSIPPLPLPQLPLPRLPLSNLSSLPFPIDPSLLPLGLMQPIAFQSMLQYQSLLSSCHQPPLSLYTNTHSAPSLALPPYTTTHSAPSPALPPIPLTTHSAPYPSPLPIHYHPPLLLAQALPLHYHPLCPSPALPPYTTTHSAPSPALPPYTTTHSAPSPALPPYTTTHCAPSSALPPYTTTHCAPSSALPPYTTTHCAPSPALPSLKRRLEEGTEVRPMSDVMAGDGEEGGEREGEGDEQRRERRQRTTISAEQLEVLYQRYSLNSNPTRSVLEGITRDTGLKKRVVQVWFQNTRARQRKGQLQTLGRGGLGVGLGDNHRRCPFCRALFKAQSALDAHVRARHWSQTDRPAYGLSHQIGSADVFSFSHNHGSYRDREVPPLSLQHSPSLSHHPSLPPSLHPSPNPFHPSPSPGVIPTERKYISGETDLTFDLNEPDMEEEEEEEGLSVKIFPSSDQAHEGNHSNLLSLGYKYGMASFNVHDCDQNSSPSLSESVDRHGPRQQQQQRQRTQMTPQQVAKLRACYREHPTPSPLQCEGLGRQLGLPRRVVQVWFQNGRAKEKRARSLRVDPTTG